A segment of the Phalacrocorax aristotelis chromosome 5, bGulAri2.1, whole genome shotgun sequence genome:
TATTCTTataactttgttttctgtatcttaCTGGAGCACGCTGCTTATGTACAAAGCATAATTCAAATAGACTCAGAATAATCTTTAGCAAAAGAAGAGCAGAACACTGGTTcaataataaagaagaaaacgTGGAGGATTGAGgatttttcccctgaaaaatgaaaatgttagcaatttttaatttacttctcTGTGTTAAATTCACCAGATGCTAATGGCATAACAGGAAGGTGTAAGTAGCtcacttgctttttctttgtccttcttAATCAATGGGAAGTTAAATGATCTTTTGACACCCATATGATATTTCTGATTCTTCTCATATTTTAGGAATGCCAGCAGAATGTGAAATCCAGTATACCTATGTTGAAATGCCAGAGTCAATTAAATATGACAGGTCCTAGCCGCCTGTATCCCCGGAGCAGCTGCAGTAGCAGTGAACTCTCCCTCTCAAGTGCTTGCAGTGAATATTCCAGTGGTTCCTCCTACACTTGGAATGATGGAAAGACATGCAGCAAAAGGGTAAATCAAATTAATCTTCATTTATTAGCCTAAGTTAATCTGAAACAAGAATAATTGAAAAGCTGCctatttccaatttttttcactttcttgtaTATTTAAAACAGTTGTCACTAAACTCAGTAAGGATTCTCTCCCCGATGTCTCCCTCCCTCTCACTCtccccttttaatttttttaaacaattcctTTATCACTCCAATTTGCTCACAGTTTCCTCATTTATTCTGACACTTATTCTGTCTTTTACAGTAcaaattattcttgttttttATCTTAATCCTTCCATTCATATTGTTCTTCCTACAGGTTTTAAATGCACTGCAGCCTTCACACCACTATGAaatcctttattaaaaaagagcATTGCTATTAATAGCAACAGATGAAATGTAATGCCCTATGCAACTCCTAAATCTCTTTACTAAAATGGTAACACTTTTTATTAAAGGCACTTGTCAGTAATAtgtgagttttattttgtttcaacagTCATCCGTGAGCTGGGATAAAAGAATAAGCATTGGTTCTTCGCTCCCAAGCAATCTCTCAAGTCCTGCAGAAGATCTACCTCCAACTCGTATCAAGGAAAACCATATCTTAGAAGGGCTGAAGAAATTACAGAAGCAAAAGATATTACTTGAATCATCTTCAGTAATATCAAAATGGGGTTACAAAGATTGCATGAACTCTAATGAAGGAATATATTCCCCTGGAGTTAAATGTGGCAGCCATAACGAACAGACTCATTGTAAGCCGATGGAAATAGGAAGTATTTGCATTGAACATAACAAAACTTTCTCTTATGATTCAGATTCGCATGATGATGCAGATGACGACTCTTCATCCTTACTCTTGCTGAAGGAAGTACCAAGCAAAGACTGCAGGACCTATTGTAACAAATTAACTCACAGTGTTTCTGACAGTCTCTTTGACTGGGAGCCTAATAGGAAACATTTGCCAGAAAGAAGttcatattttaattcaaaGGAAAGACCTGAAAAATTGACTAGTTATGTCAGCGGACTTCAGGCAGAAGTAAAATTGTGCACCAGAGCAAAGCTGCCTGAGTTACAGTTAAATCAAAGCCATGCAGATATAGGCTGGAAGGACCttaattttcagctttcagatACTGATGACAATGAAGTGTTGGATGAATTGCATATAGAAAGCAGTGATGAGAAAAGTCCATCAGATGTATTAGCAACTCCTTTCGCTGAGAAGTACACAAAGACCTCTGACATGCTCAAAGACACAGAGAACTCTCAGTTTGTGTCTACtgacaaagaggaaaaacagataCCTGCTCCCTCAGACATTAGGCCAAAGACATATAATTTCATTAAACAACAAAAGGTTATAAAAAAGACCTCTTCTGAAGAGTGCATTACTGTAATATTTGATGCTGAGGATGGTGAGCCTATTGAATTCAGCTCACATCAAACTGGAGTTGTCACTGTAAcaagaaatgaaatttcaatCAAGCAGCCACAAACTAGGTCCAGTGCAGAATATACTGAACTTATACCTCAGGGAATAACTGATTTGCAGACAGGAACCGATGCTAGAAACTATGCTGCTTTAGAAAGATCTGAAGATGAAACTGAGAAAAAGTGTCTTGAAGATAATACTgggaataaaaatgcagttgtCCCCATGACCTGCAGTGAATCTTCAAGCTGTGGAAGAGTGACATTGCAAAACACTCCACGACAAAAACTAGTGAAGCCAGTTTATGATGTATCTTACAAGGCCAATTCAAGCTCCACTGTGCATGCAGGAATCAATCAAAAGCCAAACTTGACTAAAATACCCAGTAGAGGTAAATTTTCTCCACAAAAAACTGCAACGGAGAAAGAGGAGATGCCTATAGCTCAACCAGTGGGCCCTGCAACCCTTGAGAAATCACCTGCTCTGCCACCTGTAAAGCTTTCAAGGTTCAAAAAGGGACAAAGTCCACCTCGTAATTTTGACTCAAAAGTTGACTTTCAGGTTCCAAAGTCCCCTGctcaccccctgccctgctTGAAACATCTAGGCAGAGGCAACGGGTCAAAGTATCCAAAGAGTCAGAGTCCAGCATCGCCACTGTTGCCTCAGCACCTTATAGAGCACAGTGACTATGAAGAACCTCCAACCAGAGACTTTCATTGTGATTTAGCAACTGTGGAAGCCCGATCACCAtccccaccccttcctccagACAGGTCAACATCCCTGTTGATTCGGCCTAATTATGCTCATTCACCACCTGTGGCGGTAAAGTTAGGAGGAGCTGGTCCCagtgaaacagcaaaaaatatactgaaatcaTCACCATTAAAAGGAACTGTGAACTCTGGCTTTCATAATCAATCTAGTCACGAAATGCAAGCAAAAAACATATCTTCTGTGGCCAAAATTGAATTATCCTACCttcaggaaaatgcagaagcaattatgcaaaataaatgcgTATCTCAGCAACCCCATAGTGCATGCCAAGGACTTTCCAAAGTTTACACAAAGCAAGTCTGCCCAAAAAACCCTAATCAGCTGGATCTGCACAGGAATTGTGAATTCTCCAACACAGATATTCAAACAGCCAGGTCCTTTTCGCTAGGTTGTCCGTCATTGGAAACAACTTCTTCACAAGATGCACATTCCAGCAAAAAAGATATTTCCAGTGACAGTGGGGTGGATCAGCCTCAAAAGATGCCAAACATTCTCCCTGCAACTCCTCAATGTCATACAACAAGCACAAGTGAGCCTTTACTATCTCAGGTAAACAATTCCCCGTTGTCAACACGGTTTCATGGTAGTGACACTGCACACACTACCCAAAACTCTAAtgagaaaggaatgaaaactcGTCTCCCTGTAGGACTGAAATTATTTGTCAAATCTCCCCAACTTGTCCGCAAGAGCTCTACTGTAccagggaagcaggaaaaagacAGTATGAATGCAGCTTCCAAAAGTAATGTGAGTTCAAGTAAGTACAAACAAAATGAATCTGTAAGTCTAACCACTAGAGGTTCACCAGATGCTGAATTAAAAGACTCTATGTCTGatactgaagtaaaaaataattttactgtgGGACTTAGTATGGATACAGCATCACCTCATTCACATGAAAACTGCAACTTGCTGGTAGACAGAGTAGATGgattagaaaacaaattagtTAAGAGATCTGTTTCTTCTAGCAACAAGTCACACTTGAAGCCAGCTCTGGGCATGAATGGAGCGAAAGCTCGTAGTCAGAGTTTTAGCATTCATACAAGGGAAAAGCCATCTGCCTCTGTGACAGAAGGTCTTGGAAAAGTACGGACTCAGATTATTACAAACACTTCTGATAGAGGAAATTCTCTAACAAGGCAGAACTCAGCCACGGAAGGACCTCAAATCAAGGCTGTTGCTGGGTCAGCAGTGACACCTGAGATTCTTTCATATACTcctaaaaccacagaaaattcGTATTCTAGACAAACTTCTCTTGGAAATATGAATAGTTGCAATAGCCAGCATGGAAGCCCAAGCAAACTGCCCTTCAGATCATTTTCAAAAGTAGACTTGTTTCACAACACTTCAAAATGTGATGGAAACAAACCATTTTCTCAGAAAGACGCACGCAGCCTATCTGTCCAGAGTGAGAAAAGCACTGAAAGTTTTAAACACGAAGCTCTAAGTAAAAAAAGTGTTCGGCCAGCAGAAATGGAGTTAGAAGTGTCAGCTACTGTATCTTCCAAACACACTTCATCATTTCAAAGCTCAGATGGAATAAAGTGTCCTCATAAACCGGAAGCAACGAAGTCACAAAGACAGCAAATGTCTTTAAAGTTAGCAGAAGCCTCTGAGGTTACCAATGTTTTGAGTTCAGCAGTTCTACAACCTACAATAGAGGAGAAAGTCATGTTATGCATCCAAGAAAATGTGCAAAAGGGTCAGGGACAAACCAAATCTCCCACCATGGAGACTAAACAAAAGACTGGGCCCTCTATAGCTAGTTGGTTTGGCTTTCGAAAGAGTAAGCTCCCAGCACTGAGTAGCAGGAAAACTGATGTTCCTAAAacaaaggtagaaaaaaaagatgcaaaagtTTCAGGATTCGGAATTAAGCAGACAAAattagagagaagaaaagaaaaaaggaaaactgaacaCCACtgtgaaatagaaaatgaaattaacgGGAAAACAGACAACGGTGACATTTTATCTGATGTCATGGAGAGCAAAATCATGAAACCTTCACAAGACATGCCTGGTGAGATTGAGTGTGAACAAGTCAAAGGTTCCACCACAGCTACATACTCACCAAAAGACAGCTTTATGAAAGAGGTTTTAAACAGGTAAAACTCTGGAACACAATTTGGGATATGTTGTTGTACGACGTAGCTTTTACAGATGCTTAGATGCAAA
Coding sequences within it:
- the NCKAP5 gene encoding nck-associated protein 5 isoform X8, whose protein sequence is MNGCRNPNDPGQYNDLCGLSLLQSLKEYMDSNKYIEHLVTQLEEQRWNLWREKLSVARLQREVAQSKSEGAMREKLIHELEEERHLRLESEKRLREVTLESERSRAQMRGLQEQFSRMEETVRNLLQSQGSPGQNGEGTLNIMKVYQEKLSEDSRKCKEGKEKIHTLADEDSRSESSSTEEEKEKTKLLLERLKALEAENSALALENESQREQYERCLDEVANQVVQALLTQKDLREECIKLKTRVFDLEQQNRTLSVLFQQRVKPASDLLLQKLHSRILDLSSGDLLAEVERNRSLMQSRTADAQIHECQQNVKSSIPMLKCQSQLNMTGPSRLYPRSSCSSSELSLSSACSEYSSGSSYTWNDGKTCSKRSSVSWDKRISIGSSLPSNLSSPAEDLPPTRIKENHILEGLKKLQKQKILLESSSVISKWGYKDCMNSNEGIYSPGVKCGSHNEQTHCKPMEIGSICIEHNKTFSYDSDSHDDADDDSSSLLLLKEVPSKDCRTYCNKLTHSVSDSLFDWEPNRKHLPERSSYFNSKERPEKLTSYVSGLQAEVKLCTRAKLPELQLNQSHADIGWKDLNFQLSDTDDNEVLDELHIESSDEKSPSDVLATPFAEKYTKTSDMLKDTENSQFVSTDKEEKQIPAPSDIRPKTYNFIKQQKVIKKTSSEECITVIFDAEDGEPIEFSSHQTGVVTVTRNEISIKQPQTRSSAEYTELIPQGITDLQTGTDARNYAALERSEDETEKKCLEDNTGNKNAVVPMTCSESSSCGRVTLQNTPRQKLVKPVYDVSYKANSSSTVHAGINQKPNLTKIPSRGKFSPQKTATEKEEMPIAQPVGPATLEKSPALPPVKLSRFKKGQSPPRNFDSKVDFQVPKSPAHPLPCLKHLGRGNGSKYPKSQSPASPLLPQHLIEHSDYEEPPTRDFHCDLATVEARSPSPPLPPDRSTSLLIRPNYAHSPPVAVKLGGAGPSETAKNILKSSPLKGTVNSGFHNQSSHEMQAKNISSVAKIELSYLQENAEAIMQNKCVSQQPHSACQGLSKVYTKQVCPKNPNQLDLHRNCEFSNTDIQTARSFSLGCPSLETTSSQDAHSSKKDISSDSGVDQPQKMPNILPATPQCHTTSTSEPLLSQVNNSPLSTRFHGSDTAHTTQNSNEKGMKTRLPVGLKLFVKSPQLVRKSSTVPGKQEKDSMNAASKSNVSSSKYKQNESVSLTTRGSPDAELKDSMSDTEVKNNFTVGLSMDTASPHSHENCNLLVDRVDGLENKLVKRSVSSSNKSHLKPALGMNGAKARSQSFSIHTREKPSASVTEGLGKVRTQIITNTSDRGNSLTRQNSATEGPQIKAVAGSAVTPEILSYTPKTTENSYSRQTSLGNMNSCNSQHGSPSKLPFRSFSKVDLFHNTSKCDGNKPFSQKDARSLSVQSEKSTESFKHEALSKKSVRPAEMELEVSATVSSKHTSSFQSSDGIKCPHKPEATKSQRQQMSLKLAEASEVTNVLSSAVLQPTIEEKVMLCIQENVQKGQGQTKSPTMETKQKTGPSIASWFGFRKSKLPALSSRKTDVPKTKVEKKDAKVSGFGIKQTKLERRKEKRKTEHHCEIENEINGKTDNGDILSDVMESKIMKPSQDMPGEIECEQVKGSTTATYSPKDSFMKEVLNRVDKKAAQQTESGSNNVSYRSVSKGNSQGSSLLGNSISSQGNHKKNSNTKADMEMQNQTLAKVVTENLQEEEEDTMTRTTCQSHVIEEDVKIPQKELLL
- the NCKAP5 gene encoding nck-associated protein 5 isoform X4, encoding MNGCRNPNDPGQYNDLCGLSLLQSLKEYMDSNKYIEHLVTQLEEQRWNLWREKLSVARLQREVAQSKSEGAMREKLIHELEEERHLRLESEKRLREVTLESERSRAQMRGLQEQFSRMEETVRNLLQSQGSPGQNGEGTLNIMKVYQEKLSEDSRKCKEGKEKIHTLADEDSRSESSSTEEEKEKTKLLLERLKALEAENSALALENESQREQYERCLDEVANQVVQALLTQKDLREECIKLKTRVFDLEQQNRTLSVLFQQRVKPASDLLLQKLHSRILDLSSGDLLAEVERNRSLMQSRTADAQIHECQQNVKSSIPMLKCQSQLNMTGPSRLYPRSSCSSSELSLSSACSEYSSGSSYTWNDGKTCSKRSSVSWDKRISIGSSLPSNLSSPAEDLPPTRIKENHILEGLKKLQKQKILLESSSVISKWGYKDCMNSNEGIYSPGVKCGSHNEQTHCKPMEIGSICIEHNKTFSYDSDSHDDADDDSSSLLLLKEVPSKDCRTYCNKLTHSVSDSLFDWEPNRKHLPERSSYFNSKERPEKLTSYVSGLQAEVKLCTRAKLPELQLNQSHADIGWKDLNFQLSDTDDNEVLDELHIESSDEKSPSDVLATPFAEKYTKTSDMLKDTENSQFVSTDKEEKQIPAPSDIRPKTYNFIKQQKVIKKTSSEECITVIFDAEDGEPIEFSSHQTGVVTVTRNEISIKQPQTRSSAEYTELIPQGITDLQTGTDARNYAALERSEDETEKKCLEDNTGNKNAVVPMTCSESSSCGRVTLQNTPRQKLVKPVYDVSYKANSSSTVHAGINQKPNLTKIPSRGKFSPQKTATEKEEMPIAQPVGPATLEKSPALPPVKLSRFKKGQSPPRNFDSKVDFQVPKSPAHPLPCLKHLGRGNGSKYPKSQSPASPLLPQHLIEHSDYEEPPTRDFHCDLATVEARSPSPPLPPDRSTSLLIRPNYAHSPPVAVKLGGAGPSETAKNILKSSPLKGTVNSGFHNQSSHEMQAKNISSVAKIELSYLQENAEAIMQNKCVSQQPHSACQGLSKVYTKQVCPKNPNQLDLHRNCEFSNTDIQTARSFSLGCPSLETTSSQDAHSSKKDISSDSGVDQPQKMPNILPATPQCHTTSTSEPLLSQVNNSPLSTRFHGSDTAHTTQNSNEKGMKTRLPVGLKLFVKSPQLVRKSSTVPGKQEKDSMNAASKSNVSSSKYKQNESVSLTTRGSPDAELKDSMSDTEVKNNFTVGLSMDTASPHSHENCNLLVDRVDGLENKLVKRSVSSSNKSHLKPALGMNGAKARSQSFSIHTREKPSASVTEGLGKVRTQIITNTSDRGNSLTRQNSATEGPQIKAVAGSAVTPEILSYTPKTTENSYSRQTSLGNMNSCNSQHGSPSKLPFRSFSKVDLFHNTSKCDGNKPFSQKDARSLSVQSEKSTESFKHEALSKKSVRPAEMELEVSATVSSKHTSSFQSSDGIKCPHKPEATKSQRQQMSLKLAEASEVTNVLSSAVLQPTIEEKVMLCIQENVQKGQGQTKSPTMETKQKTGPSIASWFGFRKSKLPALSSRKTDVPKTKVEKKDAKVSGFGIKQTKLERRKEKRKTEHHCEIENEINGKTDNGDILSDVMESKIMKPSQDMPGEIECEQVKGSTTATYSPKDSFMKEVLNRVDKKAAQQTESGSNNVSYRSVSKGNSQGSSLLGNSISSQGNHKKNSNTKADMEMQNQTLAKVVTENLQEEEEDTMTRTTCQSHVIESCCQMRTLDSGIGTFPLPDSGNRSTGRHVSKQESTLETEGLAASEQVLSAPSVKAKTLEREVPSTAKSQESVESIISHSTSDPAMTAKGIINLAKQSEQEPSSVTSASLERTEETVEKRKVLPEWTTKKTTKTKDKALRVCTYSASSSDTEPEPEYEMSYFKTAEETLVDLTKNNKQAEQEKQNQRKSFLGNPMSILDLYQHSLYGHFGEDGPEQLTHYSLIEQLSGASSKDSKGKDIPSKLKQTEDTKEDSQNRLSKISLESLNKFNSNNVLLLEKEKNCLNKVEGQKEENGRREEASLNSSGRHDVDNLESLSDSLYDSFSSCASQGSNDA
- the NCKAP5 gene encoding nck-associated protein 5 isoform X7, translated to MEETVRNLLQSQGSPGQNGEGTLNIMKVYQEKLSEDSRKCKEGKEKIHTLADEDSRSESSSTEEEKEKTKLLLERLKALEAENSALALENESQREQYERCLDEVANQVVQALLTQKDLREECIKLKTRVFDLEQQNRTLSVLFQQRVKPASDLLLQKLHSRILDLSSGDLLAEVERNRSLMQSRTADAQIHECQQNVKSSIPMLKCQSQLNMTGPSRLYPRSSCSSSELSLSSACSEYSSGSSYTWNDGKTCSKRSSVSWDKRISIGSSLPSNLSSPAEDLPPTRIKENHILEGLKKLQKQKILLESSSVISKWGYKDCMNSNEGIYSPGVKCGSHNEQTHCKPMEIGSICIEHNKTFSYDSDSHDDADDDSSSLLLLKEVPSKDCRTYCNKLTHSVSDSLFDWEPNRKHLPERSSYFNSKERPEKLTSYVSGLQAEVKLCTRAKLPELQLNQSHADIGWKDLNFQLSDTDDNEVLDELHIESSDEKSPSDVLATPFAEKYTKTSDMLKDTENSQFVSTDKEEKQIPAPSDIRPKTYNFIKQQKVIKKTSSEECITVIFDAEDGEPIEFSSHQTGVVTVTRNEISIKQPQTRSSAEYTELIPQGITDLQTGTDARNYAALERSEDETEKKCLEDNTGNKNAVVPMTCSESSSCGRVTLQNTPRQKLVKPVYDVSYKANSSSTVHAGINQKPNLTKIPSRGKFSPQKTATEKEEMPIAQPVGPATLEKSPALPPVKLSRFKKGQSPPRNFDSKVDFQVPKSPAHPLPCLKHLGRGNGSKYPKSQSPASPLLPQHLIEHSDYEEPPTRDFHCDLATVEARSPSPPLPPDRSTSLLIRPNYAHSPPVAVKLGGAGPSETAKNILKSSPLKGTVNSGFHNQSSHEMQAKNISSVAKIELSYLQENAEAIMQNKCVSQQPHSACQGLSKVYTKQVCPKNPNQLDLHRNCEFSNTDIQTARSFSLGCPSLETTSSQDAHSSKKDISSDSGVDQPQKMPNILPATPQCHTTSTSEPLLSQVNNSPLSTRFHGSDTAHTTQNSNEKGMKTRLPVGLKLFVKSPQLVRKSSTVPGKQEKDSMNAASKSNVSSSKYKQNESVSLTTRGSPDAELKDSMSDTEVKNNFTVGLSMDTASPHSHENCNLLVDRVDGLENKLVKRSVSSSNKSHLKPALGMNGAKARSQSFSIHTREKPSASVTEGLGKVRTQIITNTSDRGNSLTRQNSATEGPQIKAVAGSAVTPEILSYTPKTTENSYSRQTSLGNMNSCNSQHGSPSKLPFRSFSKVDLFHNTSKCDGNKPFSQKDARSLSVQSEKSTESFKHEALSKKSVRPAEMELEVSATVSSKHTSSFQSSDGIKCPHKPEATKSQRQQMSLKLAEASEVTNVLSSAVLQPTIEEKVMLCIQENVQKGQGQTKSPTMETKQKTGPSIASWFGFRKSKLPALSSRKTDVPKTKVEKKDAKVSGFGIKQTKLERRKEKRKTEHHCEIENEINGKTDNGDILSDVMESKIMKPSQDMPGEIECEQVKGSTTATYSPKDSFMKEVLNRVDKKAAQQTESGSNNVSYRSVSKGNSQGSSLLGNSISSQGNHKKNSNTKADMEMQNQTLAKVVTENLQEEEEDTMTRTTCQSHVIESCCQMRTLDSGIGTFPLPDSGNRSTGRHVSKQESTLETEGLAASEQVLSAPSVKAKTLEREVPSTAKSQESVESIISHSTSDPAMTAKGIRPFQSRLPKPASSGIINLAKQSEQEPSSVTSASLERTEETVEKRKVLPEWTTKKTTKTKDKALRVCTYSASSSDTEPEPEYEMSYFKTAEETLVDLTKNNKQAEQEKQNQRKSFLGNPMSILDLYQHSLYGHFGEDGPEQLTHYSLIEQLSGASSKDSKGKDIPSKLKQTEDTKEDSQNRLSKISLESLNKFNSNNVLLLEKEKNCLNKVEGQKEENGRREEASLNSSGRHDVDNLESLSDSLYDSFSSCASQGSNDA
- the NCKAP5 gene encoding nck-associated protein 5 isoform X1, which produces MNGCRNPNDPGQYNDLCGLSLLQSLKEYMDSNKYIEHLVTQLEEQRWNLWREKLSVARLQREVAQSKSEGAMREKLIHELEEERHLRLESEKRLREVTLESERSRAQMRGLQEQFSRMEETVRNLLQSQGSPGQNGEGTLNIMKVYQEKLSEDSRKCKEGKEKIHTLADEDSRSESSSTEEEKEKTKLLLERLKALEAENSALALENESQREQYERCLDEVANQVVQALLTQKDLREECIKLKTRVFDLEQQNRTLSVLFQQRVKPASDLLLQKLHSRILDLSSGDLLAEVERNRSLMQSRTADAQIHECQQNVKSSIPMLKCQSQLNMTGPSRLYPRSSCSSSELSLSSACSEYSSGSSYTWNDGKTCSKRSSVSWDKRISIGSSLPSNLSSPAEDLPPTRIKENHILEGLKKLQKQKILLESSSVISKWGYKDCMNSNEGIYSPGVKCGSHNEQTHCKPMEIGSICIEHNKTFSYDSDSHDDADDDSSSLLLLKEVPSKDCRTYCNKLTHSVSDSLFDWEPNRKHLPERSSYFNSKERPEKLTSYVSGLQAEVKLCTRAKLPELQLNQSHADIGWKDLNFQLSDTDDNEVLDELHIESSDEKSPSDVLATPFAEKYTKTSDMLKDTENSQFVSTDKEEKQIPAPSDIRPKTYNFIKQQKVIKKTSSEECITVIFDAEDGEPIEFSSHQTGVVTVTRNEISIKQPQTRSSAEYTELIPQGITDLQTGTDARNYAALERSEDETEKKCLEDNTGNKNAVVPMTCSESSSCGRVTLQNTPRQKLVKPVYDVSYKANSSSTVHAGINQKPNLTKIPSRGKFSPQKTATEKEEMPIAQPVGPATLEKSPALPPVKLSRFKKGQSPPRNFDSKVDFQVPKSPAHPLPCLKHLGRGNGSKYPKSQSPASPLLPQHLIEHSDYEEPPTRDFHCDLATVEARSPSPPLPPDRSTSLLIRPNYAHSPPVAVKLGGAGPSETAKNILKSSPLKGTVNSGFHNQSSHEMQAKNISSVAKIELSYLQENAEAIMQNKCVSQQPHSACQGLSKVYTKQVCPKNPNQLDLHRNCEFSNTDIQTARSFSLGCPSLETTSSQDAHSSKKDISSDSGVDQPQKMPNILPATPQCHTTSTSEPLLSQVNNSPLSTRFHGSDTAHTTQNSNEKGMKTRLPVGLKLFVKSPQLVRKSSTVPGKQEKDSMNAASKSNVSSSKYKQNESVSLTTRGSPDAELKDSMSDTEVKNNFTVGLSMDTASPHSHENCNLLVDRVDGLENKLVKRSVSSSNKSHLKPALGMNGAKARSQSFSIHTREKPSASVTEGLGKVRTQIITNTSDRGNSLTRQNSATEGPQIKAVAGSAVTPEILSYTPKTTENSYSRQTSLGNMNSCNSQHGSPSKLPFRSFSKVDLFHNTSKCDGNKPFSQKDARSLSVQSEKSTESFKHEALSKKSVRPAEMELEVSATVSSKHTSSFQSSDGIKCPHKPEATKSQRQQMSLKLAEASEVTNVLSSAVLQPTIEEKVMLCIQENVQKGQGQTKSPTMETKQKTGPSIASWFGFRKSKLPALSSRKTDVPKTKVEKKDAKVSGFGIKQTKLERRKEKRKTEHHCEIENEINGKTDNGDILSDVMESKIMKPSQDMPGEIECEQVKGSTTATYSPKDSFMKEVLNRVDKKAAQQTESGSNNVSYRSVSKGNSQGSSLLGNSISSQGNHKKNSNTKADMEMQNQTLAKVVTENLQEEEEDTMTRTTCQSHVIESCCQMRTLDSGIGTFPLPDSGNRSTGRHVSKQESTLETEGLAASEQVLSAPSVKAKTLEREVPSTAKSQESVESIISHSTSDPAMTAKGIRPFQSRLPKPASSGIINLAKQSEQEPSSVTSASLERTEETVEKRKVLPEWTTKKTTKTKDKALRVCTYSASSSDTEPEPEYEMSYFKTAEETLVDLTKNNKQAEQEKQNQRKSFLGNPMSILDLYQHSLYGHFGEDGPEQLTHYSLIEQLSGASSKDSKGKDIPSKLKQTEDTKEDSQNRLSKISLESLNKFNSNNVLLLEKEKNCLNKVEGQKEENGRREEASLNSSGRHDVDNLESLSDSLYDSFSSCASQGSNDA
- the NCKAP5 gene encoding nck-associated protein 5 isoform X2, which produces MERKRQLQKREFGKRLSLDSSLVEYMDSNKYIEHLVTQLEEQRWNLWREKLSVARLQREVAQSKSEGAMREKLIHELEEERHLRLESEKRLREVTLESERSRAQMRGLQEQFSRMEETVRNLLQSQGSPGQNGEGTLNIMKVYQEKLSEDSRKCKEGKEKIHTLADEDSRSESSSTEEEKEKTKLLLERLKALEAENSALALENESQREQYERCLDEVANQVVQALLTQKDLREECIKLKTRVFDLEQQNRTLSVLFQQRVKPASDLLLQKLHSRILDLSSGDLLAEVERNRSLMQSRTADAQIHECQQNVKSSIPMLKCQSQLNMTGPSRLYPRSSCSSSELSLSSACSEYSSGSSYTWNDGKTCSKRSSVSWDKRISIGSSLPSNLSSPAEDLPPTRIKENHILEGLKKLQKQKILLESSSVISKWGYKDCMNSNEGIYSPGVKCGSHNEQTHCKPMEIGSICIEHNKTFSYDSDSHDDADDDSSSLLLLKEVPSKDCRTYCNKLTHSVSDSLFDWEPNRKHLPERSSYFNSKERPEKLTSYVSGLQAEVKLCTRAKLPELQLNQSHADIGWKDLNFQLSDTDDNEVLDELHIESSDEKSPSDVLATPFAEKYTKTSDMLKDTENSQFVSTDKEEKQIPAPSDIRPKTYNFIKQQKVIKKTSSEECITVIFDAEDGEPIEFSSHQTGVVTVTRNEISIKQPQTRSSAEYTELIPQGITDLQTGTDARNYAALERSEDETEKKCLEDNTGNKNAVVPMTCSESSSCGRVTLQNTPRQKLVKPVYDVSYKANSSSTVHAGINQKPNLTKIPSRGKFSPQKTATEKEEMPIAQPVGPATLEKSPALPPVKLSRFKKGQSPPRNFDSKVDFQVPKSPAHPLPCLKHLGRGNGSKYPKSQSPASPLLPQHLIEHSDYEEPPTRDFHCDLATVEARSPSPPLPPDRSTSLLIRPNYAHSPPVAVKLGGAGPSETAKNILKSSPLKGTVNSGFHNQSSHEMQAKNISSVAKIELSYLQENAEAIMQNKCVSQQPHSACQGLSKVYTKQVCPKNPNQLDLHRNCEFSNTDIQTARSFSLGCPSLETTSSQDAHSSKKDISSDSGVDQPQKMPNILPATPQCHTTSTSEPLLSQVNNSPLSTRFHGSDTAHTTQNSNEKGMKTRLPVGLKLFVKSPQLVRKSSTVPGKQEKDSMNAASKSNVSSSKYKQNESVSLTTRGSPDAELKDSMSDTEVKNNFTVGLSMDTASPHSHENCNLLVDRVDGLENKLVKRSVSSSNKSHLKPALGMNGAKARSQSFSIHTREKPSASVTEGLGKVRTQIITNTSDRGNSLTRQNSATEGPQIKAVAGSAVTPEILSYTPKTTENSYSRQTSLGNMNSCNSQHGSPSKLPFRSFSKVDLFHNTSKCDGNKPFSQKDARSLSVQSEKSTESFKHEALSKKSVRPAEMELEVSATVSSKHTSSFQSSDGIKCPHKPEATKSQRQQMSLKLAEASEVTNVLSSAVLQPTIEEKVMLCIQENVQKGQGQTKSPTMETKQKTGPSIASWFGFRKSKLPALSSRKTDVPKTKVEKKDAKVSGFGIKQTKLERRKEKRKTEHHCEIENEINGKTDNGDILSDVMESKIMKPSQDMPGEIECEQVKGSTTATYSPKDSFMKEVLNRVDKKAAQQTESGSNNVSYRSVSKGNSQGSSLLGNSISSQGNHKKNSNTKADMEMQNQTLAKVVTENLQEEEEDTMTRTTCQSHVIESCCQMRTLDSGIGTFPLPDSGNRSTGRHVSKQESTLETEGLAASEQVLSAPSVKAKTLEREVPSTAKSQESVESIISHSTSDPAMTAKGIRPFQSRLPKPASSGIINLAKQSEQEPSSVTSASLERTEETVEKRKVLPEWTTKKTTKTKDKALRVCTYSASSSDTEPEPEYEMSYFKTAEETLVDLTKNNKQAEQEKQNQRKSFLGNPMSILDLYQHSLYGHFGEDGPEQLTHYSLIEQLSGASSKDSKGKDIPSKLKQTEDTKEDSQNRLSKISLESLNKFNSNNVLLLEKEKNCLNKVEGQKEENGRREEASLNSSGRHDVDNLESLSDSLYDSFSSCASQGSNDA